In Oryza sativa Japonica Group chromosome 2, ASM3414082v1, the following are encoded in one genomic region:
- the LOC4328520 gene encoding homeobox protein knotted-1-like 2 isoform 1 (isoform 1 is encoded by transcript variant 1), with the protein MAFHYPDHGLAMDPSSAAASSPNPSFSPGGGGGGGVGGGEREKAAVAAHPLYERLLEAHVACLRVATPVDQLPRIDAQIAARPPPLAAASAAAAAGGPSGGEELDLFMTHYVLLLCSFKEQLQQHVRVHAMEAVMGCWELEQSLQSLTGASPGEGTGATMSDDEDNQVDSEANMFDGNDGSDGMGFGPLMLTEGERSLVERVRHELKNELKQGYKEKLVDIREEILRKRRAGKLPGDTASILKAWWQAHSKWPYPTEDDKARLVQETGLQLKQINNWFINQRKRNWHSNPASSGEKTKKKRNVTGDGGAEQSW; encoded by the exons ATGGCGTTCCACTACCCGGACCACGGCCTCGCCATGGAcccgtcctccgccgcggcgtcgtcgcccaaccctagcttctcccccggaggcgggggcgggggcggggtcgggggaggggagagggagaaggcggcCGTCGCGGCGCACCCGCTCTACGAGCGCCTGCTCGAGGCGCACGTCGCCTGCCTCCGCGTCGCCACCCCCGTGGACCAGCTCCCCCGCATCGACGCGCAGATCGCCGCGCGCCCGCCTCccctcgcagccgcctccgccgccgccgccgccggtggccccTCCGGTGGCGAGGAGCTCGACCTCTTCATG ACACATTATGTGTTGCTTCTTTGCTCATTCAAGGAACAACTTCAGCAGCATGTGCGTGTTCATGCAATGGAAGCAGTGATGGGGTGCTGGGAACTTGAACAGTCTTTACAAAGTCTAACAG GGGCATCTCCTGGTGAAGGGACTGGAGCGACTATGTCTGATGATGAAGATAACCAAGTGGACAGTGAAGCCAACATGTTTGATGGAAATGATGGGTCAGACGGCATGGGCTTTGGTCCCTTAATGCTGACCGAGGGTGAAAGATCCTTGGTTGAGCGTGTACGGCATGAGCTGAAGAACGAGCTTAAGCAG GGGTACAAAGAAAAGCTTGTGGATATTAGGGAAGAGATCCTTCGCAAGCGGAGAGCTGGTAAACTTCCTGGTGATACTGCATCTATACTAAAAGCTTGGTGGCAAGCTCATTCTAAGTGGCCATACCCAACT GAAGACGACAAGGCCCGCCTGGTGCAGGAAACGGGGTTACAACTGAAGCAAATCAACAATTGGTTCATTAACCAACGCAAACGAAACTGGCATAGCAACCCAGCATCCTCTGGTGAAAAGACCAAGAAGAAAAG AAACGTTACAGGTGATGGTGGTGCTGAGCAATCGTGGTAG
- the LOC4328520 gene encoding homeobox protein knotted-1-like 2 isoform 2 (isoform 2 is encoded by transcript variant 2): MAFHYPDHGLAMDPSSAAASSPNPSFSPGGGGGGGVGGGEREKAAVAAHPLYERLLEAHVACLRVATPVDQLPRIDAQIAARPPPLAAASAAAAAGGPSGGEELDLFMTHYVLLLCSFKEQLQQHVRVHAMEAVMGCWELEQSLQSLTGASPGEGTGATMSDDEDNQVDSEANMFDGNDGSDGMGFGPLMLTEGERSLVERVRHELKNELKQGYKEKLVDIREEILRKRRAGKLPGDTASILKAWWQAHSKWPYPTEDDKARLVQETGLQLKQINNWFINQRKRNWHSNPASSGEKTKKKR, encoded by the exons ATGGCGTTCCACTACCCGGACCACGGCCTCGCCATGGAcccgtcctccgccgcggcgtcgtcgcccaaccctagcttctcccccggaggcgggggcgggggcggggtcgggggaggggagagggagaaggcggcCGTCGCGGCGCACCCGCTCTACGAGCGCCTGCTCGAGGCGCACGTCGCCTGCCTCCGCGTCGCCACCCCCGTGGACCAGCTCCCCCGCATCGACGCGCAGATCGCCGCGCGCCCGCCTCccctcgcagccgcctccgccgccgccgccgccggtggccccTCCGGTGGCGAGGAGCTCGACCTCTTCATG ACACATTATGTGTTGCTTCTTTGCTCATTCAAGGAACAACTTCAGCAGCATGTGCGTGTTCATGCAATGGAAGCAGTGATGGGGTGCTGGGAACTTGAACAGTCTTTACAAAGTCTAACAG GGGCATCTCCTGGTGAAGGGACTGGAGCGACTATGTCTGATGATGAAGATAACCAAGTGGACAGTGAAGCCAACATGTTTGATGGAAATGATGGGTCAGACGGCATGGGCTTTGGTCCCTTAATGCTGACCGAGGGTGAAAGATCCTTGGTTGAGCGTGTACGGCATGAGCTGAAGAACGAGCTTAAGCAG GGGTACAAAGAAAAGCTTGTGGATATTAGGGAAGAGATCCTTCGCAAGCGGAGAGCTGGTAAACTTCCTGGTGATACTGCATCTATACTAAAAGCTTGGTGGCAAGCTCATTCTAAGTGGCCATACCCAACT GAAGACGACAAGGCCCGCCTGGTGCAGGAAACGGGGTTACAACTGAAGCAAATCAACAATTGGTTCATTAACCAACGCAAACGAAACTGGCATAGCAACCCAGCATCCTCTGGTGAAAAGACCAAGAAGAAAAG GTGA